GATCGGCGACGCGGTCCGCGAGGCGGTCGAGGACGCCGGGCTCGATCCGGAGCTCCGCGCCGAGTTCCGCGAGGAGCACGGCCACGAGACCGACGCGCTCCCCGGCGTCCGCAACGTGATCGCGGTCGCCTCCGGGAAGGGCGGCGTCGGCAAGACGACGGTGGCCGCGAACCTCGCCGCCGGGCTCCGCGAGCGGGGCGCTCGCGTCGGCATCCTCGACGCCGACGTTCACGGCCCGAACGTCCCCCGGCTGCTGCCGACCGAGAACGAGCCCGGGGTCACGCCGAACGAGGAGATCGTACCGCCGGCCTCCGACGGCGTCCGCGTGATGAGCACCGACCACCTGATGCCCGACGGCGACCAGCCGGCGGTGCTGCGCGGGCCGATGGTGAACAACGTGATGATGAAGTTCGTCAACGAGGTGGAGTGGGGGCGGCTCGACTACCTCGTCGTCGACCTCCCGCCGGGGACCGGCGACGCGTCGCTGAACCTGCTCCAGTCGCTGCCCGTCGCGGGCGTCGTCATCGTCACGACGCCGCAGGAGATGGCGGTCGCCGACGCCCGCAAGGGGCTCCGCCTGTTCGACGAGCACGACGCGCCGGTCCTCGGCGTCGTCGAGAACATGAGCGCGTTCCGCTGTCCCGAGTGCGGCGACACCCACGCCGTCTTCGGCGAGGGCGGCGGCGACGAGATCCGCGACGACTACGGGGTGCCCGTCCTCTCGCGGCTCCCCGTCCACCCCGACTTCGACTCGGCGGGCTCGGACGGCCCGTCGGTGCGCGACGCGGACAGCCCCGTCCGGGAGGATCTCTTCGAGATGGTCGACTCCGTGGCGGACCGCGTCGGCGAGGTGAACCGCGAGCGGGTGGCGAGACGCGTCGGCGAGTGGGACGCGGAGAGCGGCGGAGAAAGCGAGGGTGGCGACGGACCGGCAGACGGCGAGGCGGTGTCCGCCGCAGAGTAGCGGGTGCGTCGTCGTCGGTTCGAGGTCGTCGGTTCGTCCCGATCTGCTCGATCCGGTTCGCTCGACCCGGTCGGTCGGCTCTCTTGAAATCCTCGGCAGATGGTAGGTTCTGCCCCGGTCGTGGTCGATACAGGTTTTCCTCAAGTATCATCGTGTTCGATAGCGGCGGCCATGACGACGTAAAATGGGAGTAAGACGAGAATCAGAAGAACGGGAACCATAATGAAACCAGCCGTCTGTCCCTCCGACTGGAATATCTGCGCGGCTAACAGGAACACGATTAGAGCGAGGAAAAATTCTGTTCGGTCCATAGCTTCACTAAAGAAGCGGGGAATATGACAATTATGTAGTTTCCATCGACCGACTGTTTCAGTTGAGAACGTCTGAATGGGAGGGTTCTAATAGACCCGTTCGGTTCTATCGGTCCGAGTCGGCGTCGCTCGCGCTCGCTTCCGCGTCGTCGAGCGTCCCCTCGGAGATGGTGTTCGGGAGCAGTTCGCCGAGCGTGTACTCCGTGACCGCGTCGCCGCCCTCGTCGCAGGCGACGACGAGGTCGTCGGCCGCGAACTCCGCGAGCGTCTGCCGGCACATCCCGCAGGGGGTGACGCCGTCGCGGACGCCCGAGGAGACCGCGATCCGCTCGAACTCGCGGTGGCCCTCTTTGACGGCCTCCGCGAGCGCGACCTCCTCGGCGTGGAGGCTGTTGGAGTAGTTCGCGTTCTCGATGTTACAGCCGGTGTAGACGGTGCCGTCGGCGGTGCGGAGGGCAGCGCCGACGCGGTACTCGGAGTACGGGACGTGGGCGGCGTCGAGGGCGTCGCGCGCCGCGGCGATCAGCTCGTCCATACCCGCAGGTGGCGCGGCGGGCCGTTAACTGTACTGTGTCGTTGATCGGTGAGTCGGCGGTGGACGGATCGGCGGAAATACGTCCACGCAGCCGGCTCGGAACGGTGACAGGGAGGCAGCTGAAACCGTGTCTCTCATCGGCACACCGTCACGACGGACACCTCCGAAGCCCCAGCCGGGAGGACTCGATGCGCTCGCTGTGGTCCTCACTCGGTCGCTGTCGCTCCCTCGTTGCGGTCCTTGCGTCGCGCGTCTTCGCCCTCCCGGCTGCCCCTTCGAGTCCCGCCCCGCACCGCGCAGCACCGCACCTCACGCCTCCCCAGCCTCGTCGCTGGCGGTCCTCGCTTCGCTCGACCGCCAGCGACTCCCTCGCACGTGCTGTCTCGCGGCCGCCGGTGGCGGCCGCTCGCAGGCGCGCGCCACGGCGTCTGGGGTTGGGAAAATCGTCGCGGGAGATCGGGTCAGCGGTCTCCGGTCCACGCCGAGAATCCGCCGTCGATGAGCGTCTCGGACTGCCGCGCGATGTACTCTCGTTGGGTGTCCTCGACCGCGGTCGCGAAGTCGTCGCCGTCGTCGAGGCGCTCGCGGACGCGGTCGCGCTTCCAGCTCGCCGGCGTCGTGCGGTTCGCGACGCGCCAGCGGAGCGGCGCGACCCACTCGGCCGCCTCGTCGGCGGCGCAACCGGCGGTCCGGAGCCCGGCCTCCGCGTGGTCGAGGAGGTCGTCGTACAGGGCGTCGATATCGGTCGTGCGCTCGCCGTCGTTGCCGATCCACTCCATGTCGGCGTCAAGCCCGTCCACGACCGCGGCGTAGAAGTTGTCGCGGGCGGTCTCCCAGTCGAGTCCGATGACGGGGTGTTCGTGCTGCGGGAGCGCCTGCATCAGCCCCGCGAACGCCCCCTGAAACGCGATGGAGTCGCGGACCGTGGGCTGGCCGGGAATCGGGCGGAACTCGATCCGCGCGTTCGCGGCGGAGCGGCTGGACCCCTCGAAGACGGGGCGGACCCACCGCCAGTAGCTGCCGTGTTTCGTCCGGAACGTCGCGAACGCGTCGTCGAAGCGGTCGCTGCCGCCGGGGTCGGGCATCGGGATCAGCGTCTCGTCGGCCGCGATGCGGTCGACCGCGGTCTCGACGTCGCGGAAGTCGCGCGGGAACCGGACCTTGTCGGCGTCGGTCCGGGCGTTGAGGACGGACTCGAACACGTGGATCCGGTTCGCGGTCGCGCCCTCGGCGAGGACGCGCTCGCCGTCCCAGTCGTCGTCGTACAGCTCCGGCGGGAAGAAGGGGGAGTTCGCGCCGAGCGCCAGCAGCGGGCCGGCGATCCGCAGCGCGTACCGGAAGTGCCGGGGCAGCGTCTCGGCGTGTGCCACCTGGTAGTGGGGCTGGATCGACGTGATGAGGCTCTCGGGCATCACCGTCTCGGCCGCCAGCGACACCCCCGGCGCGTCGAGGCGAACGGCCGGGTCTCCGTCCCCGGTGTTCGGGTCGGCGTCCGCCGAGTTCTCCGGACGGTCGTTGGCCATCGCGTGGTACCGCACCGCGTCGCTCATGTTGACCGCGACGACCACGCCGTCGACCTCGACGCTGTCCGTGAGGTACCCCTCGGCGGTCTCGCCCGCGGGCGGGACGGTCCAGAGCCCGTCGGAGACGAGCCGCATCCCCTCGACGCCCGCGGTGTTCTCCGCGGCCTCCAGCCGCGCCCGGACCTCGGCGAGCTGGGCGCGCAGGCCGTGGTCGGAGAGCGGCTGCGGGCTCGTCGACATCTCGGCGTTGTGGAGCCCCAGCTCCTTCTCGAAGCCCATCAGCTCCAGCAGGCGGCGCGGGACGCGCATGAGCGCGTACTCGCCCGCGCGCGACTCTTCGCTCCACCGCCCGTCGCCGACCGCGTAGAACTCGTACTCGAAGCCGACGATCGACTGGTGGTTGTCGAAGGAGCCGTCGCGGAGCTCCTGTTTGACGATCTCGGCCTCCTCGGCCGCGCGCTCGGCGAACGCCTCGGCGTCGACCGAAAGCGCCTCCCGGACCCCGTCGGCCAGCGCGGACTCGGTGGTCATGCGACCGGGGAAGGACCCGGCGAGGTAAAAAGGCCTCCGGCCGGAAGGCGGCCCGACCGCGGGACCAGGCCCGCGGCAGACCCGGTCCGACTACTGGTTCGCCGAGCGAGCGTCGAGCGCGACCGGGATCGACCGGCTCGCGACGTCGCCGGCGAACGCCTCGCCGTCGGCTTCCAGCAGGTCGAAGGTGTCGTAGTGGATCGGGACGACGAGGTCGGGACCCATCGCCTCGGCGAGGTCGGCCGACTCGCGCCGGTCCGCGACGATGCCGCCCCCGCCGATGTTCGCGAGGAAGACGGAGACGTCGAGCTCGGCGAACCCGTCGAGCGCGTCCGAGTCGCCGGGCCAGAAGACGGTACGGCCGCCGAGCGACAGCAGGAAGCCGCAGCCGAAGCCGGGCGGGTGCGCGACGGAGCCGTCGGCGTCGGCGTTCGGCCCTTCCGGGTCGTTGTGGGCGGGAACTGACCACACTCGCACCTCGCCGGCGGGCGTGTCGACGTCGACGCGGTCCTCCTCGCCGACGCGGACGATCTCGTAGTCGTCGGCGAGCGCGTCGATCGGCTCCACGTCGCGGTCGATGCCGGCGGGGTCGACCGCCTCGTAGATCACGAGCGTCGCGTCCTCGCTCGCGACCGACCGGATCCCGTCGCTGTCGTAGTGGTGGTCGTGGGTGACGACGACGAGGTCGCCGTCGCGCGCCCAGTAGTCGTCGAGGACGCCGTACCGGCCGGGGTCGGTGTAGGCGACCGGCCCGTCGTCGGTCGCTAACCGCGCCGTCGCGTAGCCGAGCCACTCCACCGCGAGTTCCTCGTAGCGGACCGTCATGTCACCGTCTGCGGCCGCGGACGCCTTGAGGGTGGCTATCGGTCCCCCTCGCCGATCACGACGAGGTCCCACGCGGCGGCGAGCGCGTCGTCGTCAAGCGAGCGCCCGAGCGCGTGTTCGGGCACCAGCGGCATCGGGACCGGAACGTACCCGGCGTCGCGCATCGCACCGAACCCGCCGACGGTCTCGACGACGGTCCCGTCGTCGCCCCGCCGGACGCGGAACCGCTTGTCGGCCGGGTCGCGGCGGTACGCGAACGGGAACACCTCGTCGGCCGGCGTCCGGAGGCTCTCGACGCCCGCGAGGACCGCGATGGGCGCGCCGTCGACCTCACAGACGAGCCGGGGGACCGCCGGCCGGCCGTCGTCGTCGACCGCGGCGGCGTCGACATCTGCGCCGGCCGCGACCGGCCCGGCGGGGGTGTCCGTCTCGCGCCACGCGAACGTCGGCTCGCCGAGGCCGTCGGCGCGGACGCAGGCGTAGCCGCCGCCGGAGACCGGGATCCGGTCCGGCCCGAGGTGGAACGTCCGGCGGCCGTCGCGTCTGGCGGCGAGCAGCGGCGGGTCGGCGAGGAGGTCGCGCACGGCGGCCGCGGTGTCGGCGTCGCGGACGGCGAACAGGACGCGGCGGTCGCGGTCGAGCGCGTGGCCCAGCCGCGAGGTGATAACGACGGGCGTCGCGTCGTCCGCGGCGAGCGGCTCCACCGCGACCCGGTCGTCGCCGCGGGTCGCGACCGCGGGCGGTTCCGCGCCCGACTCCGGACGGGACACGTCGAACCCCTCCGCGGCGAGCCGAGCGGCGGCCGCGTCTGCGAGGTCGCGCCGCGTCGCGTCGCCGAGGGGGCCTACCATGTCCGACCGTAGGGCCCGGAGCGTGAAGGGGTTTCGCGTGGCGGAACGCCGGCCGTCGGCCTCCGTCCGGGACCCCGTCCACTCGGCCGGATCAGTCGTCGCCGGCGAGTCGGCGGACGCGGGCGAGGGAGTCGGCGTCGTCGACGGACTTGTCCTCGCGGACGCCGACGAACCGGGGGAACCGGAGGGCGTAGCCGGCCGAGTAGGTCGGCGAGGTCTGGATCTCCTCGTAGCCGACCTCGACCACGAGTTCCGGGTCGAACGCGACAGTCGTCCCCGACTCGCCGACGACGTGGGGTTCCAGCCGCTCCGTGAGGTCCGCGAGCGCCTCGTCCGTGATCCCCGTCGCCACCTTCCCGACCGTGGCGTACCCCGGGGGGACGAGGTCCGCCGCGTCGTCGGGGTCGTCGCGGTCCGGGGCGTCGCCCGCCCCGCCCTCGTCGCGGA
This genomic stretch from Halorubrum hochsteinianum harbors:
- a CDS encoding Mrp/NBP35 family ATP-binding protein, with product MTLTEPELTDRLAAVEDPLNDDDIVSMGLVDDVTISDGTAEVSLAFNAPHAPAEMEIGDAVREAVEDAGLDPELRAEFREEHGHETDALPGVRNVIAVASGKGGVGKTTVAANLAAGLRERGARVGILDADVHGPNVPRLLPTENEPGVTPNEEIVPPASDGVRVMSTDHLMPDGDQPAVLRGPMVNNVMMKFVNEVEWGRLDYLVVDLPPGTGDASLNLLQSLPVAGVVIVTTPQEMAVADARKGLRLFDEHDAPVLGVVENMSAFRCPECGDTHAVFGEGGGDEIRDDYGVPVLSRLPVHPDFDSAGSDGPSVRDADSPVREDLFEMVDSVADRVGEVNRERVARRVGEWDAESGGESEGGDGPADGEAVSAAE
- the cdd gene encoding cytidine deaminase, with translation MDELIAAARDALDAAHVPYSEYRVGAALRTADGTVYTGCNIENANYSNSLHAEEVALAEAVKEGHREFERIAVSSGVRDGVTPCGMCRQTLAEFAADDLVVACDEGGDAVTEYTLGELLPNTISEGTLDDAEASASDADSDR
- a CDS encoding MBL fold metallo-hydrolase; translation: MTVRYEELAVEWLGYATARLATDDGPVAYTDPGRYGVLDDYWARDGDLVVVTHDHHYDSDGIRSVASEDATLVIYEAVDPAGIDRDVEPIDALADDYEIVRVGEEDRVDVDTPAGEVRVWSVPAHNDPEGPNADADGSVAHPPGFGCGFLLSLGGRTVFWPGDSDALDGFAELDVSVFLANIGGGGIVADRRESADLAEAMGPDLVVPIHYDTFDLLEADGEAFAGDVASRSIPVALDARSANQ